A genome region from Sphingobium sp. CR2-8 includes the following:
- a CDS encoding pyridoxamine 5'-phosphate oxidase family protein: MTDATEIKDRFWAELSTSPFLMVGLSNSSEHSLPMTAQLDPDANHCFWFYTSRDNRLAPGGSAMAQFSAKDHSLFACIEGALTPETDPAVIDRFWSKEVEAWYPGGRNDPNLLMLRFDLGTAEIWRSDMSIKGVFKMLFGGDVRSEMKGKHAEVAL; this comes from the coding sequence ATGACCGACGCTACCGAAATCAAGGATCGTTTTTGGGCGGAACTGTCCACCAGCCCCTTCCTTATGGTGGGTTTGTCCAACAGTAGCGAACATAGCCTGCCGATGACGGCGCAACTCGATCCCGACGCCAATCACTGCTTCTGGTTCTATACGTCGCGCGACAATCGCCTGGCACCCGGTGGTTCCGCCATGGCGCAGTTCTCGGCGAAGGATCATTCCCTTTTCGCCTGCATCGAAGGTGCGCTGACCCCGGAGACAGATCCGGCCGTCATCGACCGCTTCTGGTCGAAGGAAGTGGAAGCCTGGTATCCAGGCGGTCGCAACGATCCCAATCTGCTGATGCTGCGCTTCGACCTTGGCACTGCCGAAATCTGGCGGTCCGACATGTCGATCAAGGGCGTTTTCAAGATGCTGTTCGGCGGCGACGTGCGATCGGAAATGAAGGGCAAACATGCCGAAGTGGCGCTCTGA
- a CDS encoding DEAD/DEAH box helicase, translated as MQFNDLGLSEPIIKALAAKNYVTPTPIQQKAIPVLLEGKDLCGIAQTGTGKTAAFALPSLDYFARNPKPTPIKGCRMLVLSPTRELAAQIAQSFRDYGRFMKLSVETVFGGVPINKQIRALSAGVDIVVATPGRLLDLIDQRAFTIKDTEIFVLDEADQMMDMGFIHPLKRVAKMLPADRQNLFFSATMPKEIEALAAQFLNNPVKVSVAPQSTTAERVDQQMYFVNQGEKQALLHLVLESEEIDRALIFTRTKHGADRVVRFLEGAGIDAFAIHGNKSQGQRTTALQAFRQGKVKLLVATDIAARGIDVSGVSHVINFEIPNVAEQYVHRIGRTARAGADGIAISFVADDERPYLKAIEKTTRVKLQVTPLPENFMEAVRNLPKPAAPKKGPSQSPQQQARRADGQRKYQDGQRQQRGAPDRAHRPEGDAPAKRPFNRRRSGGGVGAHKGAVQRTGAPR; from the coding sequence ATGCAATTTAATGACCTTGGCCTTTCCGAGCCGATCATCAAGGCGCTTGCCGCCAAAAATTACGTCACGCCGACGCCTATCCAGCAAAAGGCGATTCCCGTCCTGCTGGAAGGAAAGGATCTGTGCGGCATCGCCCAGACTGGCACCGGCAAGACCGCAGCCTTTGCCTTGCCCAGCCTCGACTATTTCGCCCGCAATCCCAAGCCGACCCCGATCAAGGGGTGCCGCATGCTGGTGCTGTCGCCGACCCGCGAACTGGCCGCACAGATCGCGCAGAGCTTCCGCGACTATGGCCGCTTCATGAAGCTGTCGGTCGAGACCGTGTTCGGCGGCGTGCCGATCAACAAGCAGATCCGCGCCCTGTCGGCCGGTGTCGACATCGTCGTCGCCACGCCGGGCCGTTTGCTCGACCTGATCGATCAGCGCGCCTTCACCATCAAGGACACCGAAATCTTCGTCCTCGACGAAGCCGACCAGATGATGGACATGGGCTTTATCCATCCCCTGAAGCGCGTGGCGAAGATGCTGCCCGCCGATCGCCAGAACCTCTTCTTCTCGGCAACCATGCCCAAGGAAATCGAGGCGCTCGCCGCCCAGTTCCTCAACAATCCGGTCAAGGTCAGCGTCGCGCCGCAATCGACAACCGCCGAACGCGTCGATCAGCAGATGTATTTCGTAAACCAGGGTGAAAAGCAGGCGCTGCTTCACTTGGTGCTGGAGAGCGAAGAGATCGATCGTGCGCTCATCTTCACCCGTACCAAGCATGGCGCCGATCGCGTCGTGCGCTTTCTGGAGGGCGCGGGCATCGACGCCTTCGCCATCCACGGCAACAAGAGCCAGGGTCAGCGCACCACTGCGCTCCAGGCGTTCCGCCAAGGCAAGGTGAAGCTTCTGGTCGCGACCGATATCGCCGCGCGCGGCATCGACGTGTCGGGCGTCAGCCACGTCATCAACTTCGAAATTCCCAATGTGGCCGAACAATATGTTCACCGCATTGGTCGCACGGCGCGCGCAGGCGCTGATGGCATCGCGATTAGCTTCGTGGCGGATGACGAGCGTCCGTACTTGAAGGCGATCGAGAAGACGACCCGCGTCAAGCTGCAAGTCACGCCGCTGCCGGAGAACTTCATGGAAGCCGTGCGCAACCTGCCCAAGCCCGCCGCGCCTAAAAAGGGGCCGAGCCAGTCCCCGCAGCAGCAGGCGCGCCGTGCCGATGGTCAGCGTAAATATCAGGATGGTCAGCGCCAGCAGCGCGGCGCGCCCGATCGCGCGCATCGTCCGGAAGGCGACGCGCCTGCCAAGCGTCCGTTCAATCGCCGCCGTAGCGGTGGCGGCGTCGGCGCGCATAAGGGCGCAGTGCAGCGCACCGGCGCGCCGCGCTGA
- a CDS encoding lysophospholipid acyltransferase family protein, translated as MAWRIARRPSPWPRRFLALAARSAGARVRINGQPHDGDMFLLANHVSWIDILVLAGATGAAFVAHDGIARWPVIGWLAAQNNTVFVARERRGALSGQIDALRAAMLGHQPVALFPEGTTSDGSSLLPFKPSLLAVLLPPSRAVMIQPVHIDYGVHTAEIAWHGDEGAGANARRILGRKGRLDVTLHFLPPFDPAACADRKAIAALARDRIAQSIAAHQHPSAPPLRPV; from the coding sequence ATGGCGTGGCGCATCGCGCGCCGCCCCTCCCCCTGGCCGCGGCGCTTTCTGGCGTTGGCGGCCCGATCAGCAGGTGCGCGGGTGCGCATCAACGGGCAACCCCATGATGGCGACATGTTTCTGCTCGCCAATCATGTCAGTTGGATCGATATATTGGTGCTGGCCGGGGCGACGGGCGCAGCGTTCGTCGCGCATGACGGCATCGCGCGCTGGCCGGTGATCGGCTGGCTGGCAGCGCAGAACAACACCGTCTTCGTCGCGCGCGAAAGACGCGGCGCGCTGTCGGGTCAGATCGACGCCTTGCGCGCGGCGATGCTGGGGCATCAGCCCGTGGCTCTGTTTCCCGAAGGCACGACCAGCGACGGCAGCAGCCTGCTGCCGTTCAAGCCGTCGCTGCTGGCAGTGCTGCTACCGCCTTCACGCGCGGTGATGATCCAGCCTGTCCATATCGACTATGGCGTCCATACCGCCGAAATCGCCTGGCATGGCGATGAAGGGGCCGGGGCGAATGCGAGGCGGATATTGGGGCGTAAGGGGCGGCTTGACGTCACCCTGCATTTTCTGCCGCCTTTCGATCCCGCCGCCTGCGCCGATCGCAAGGCCATCGCCGCTTTGGCGCGCGACCGCATCGCACAGAGCATCGCTGCACATCAGCACCCTTCCGCTCCGCCCCTGCGGCCTGTATAG
- a CDS encoding TetR/AcrR family transcriptional regulator: MVAVQQEKNGRTPILAAARTLFDSHGFHQTSMAELAVLAKVSVGQIYRLFKNKEDIIEALVHDDADQWCSDMAALQTRLNSGELTVDQIFEALLLQTVEDKEEALAFDILAESFRNRQVADTIGAMCQRGRVFIRHFACAANDKLSGEALDAAEEMILACLFGLGHRSLSRPRLSGRAAARRTAQMIVTGLRGVQ, encoded by the coding sequence ATGGTTGCAGTGCAGCAGGAAAAAAATGGTCGCACGCCTATTTTGGCGGCGGCACGCACATTATTCGATAGTCATGGCTTTCACCAGACTTCCATGGCGGAACTGGCGGTGCTCGCCAAAGTATCGGTGGGACAGATCTATCGCCTGTTCAAAAACAAAGAAGATATCATCGAGGCGCTGGTCCATGACGACGCCGATCAATGGTGTTCGGACATGGCCGCATTACAGACCCGGCTCAATTCCGGGGAATTGACCGTCGACCAGATATTCGAGGCATTGCTGCTCCAGACGGTCGAGGACAAGGAAGAGGCACTGGCTTTCGACATATTGGCCGAAAGCTTTCGCAATAGACAAGTCGCCGACACGATTGGCGCGATGTGCCAACGTGGGCGCGTCTTCATCCGCCATTTCGCGTGCGCCGCCAATGACAAGCTGTCGGGTGAAGCGCTGGACGCCGCAGAGGAGATGATACTTGCCTGCCTGTTCGGCCTGGGGCATCGCAGCCTGTCGCGCCCACGTTTGTCCGGCCGCGCGGCGGCCCGGCGGACCGCGCAGATGATCGTCACCGGATTGCGGGGCGTTCAATAG
- the tsaB gene encoding tRNA (adenosine(37)-N6)-threonylcarbamoyltransferase complex dimerization subunit type 1 TsaB, which produces MRLLVIDTATQALSVALLEDGTPIGGFHEVVGRGHAEALLPAIAALPNGGRADAIAVDVGPGSFTGVRIGIAAARALALAWHIPLHGYSAPSLIAAKAAQDHGDSPIAVTITGGHGELFWQSFTADGMVATSAILSTPIAQLAEAMDAPVIYGTGAEALVTARGHGAAVNLYPDATDYPLIRHLTPLPPSPIYGRGADAMTMAERAAP; this is translated from the coding sequence TTGCGTCTTCTGGTGATCGACACAGCGACCCAGGCCTTGTCCGTTGCACTGTTGGAGGACGGGACGCCGATCGGTGGTTTCCACGAGGTCGTGGGACGCGGTCATGCCGAAGCGCTGTTGCCCGCGATCGCCGCCTTGCCAAACGGCGGACGCGCCGATGCCATCGCCGTGGACGTCGGGCCAGGCAGTTTCACCGGCGTGCGCATCGGTATCGCTGCGGCACGCGCATTGGCACTGGCCTGGCATATTCCCCTACATGGCTATAGCGCGCCGTCGCTGATCGCGGCGAAGGCGGCGCAGGATCATGGCGACAGCCCGATCGCCGTCACCATCACCGGGGGGCATGGCGAATTATTCTGGCAGAGCTTCACGGCCGACGGGATGGTTGCGACCAGCGCCATCCTGTCCACGCCGATCGCACAACTGGCAGAAGCGATGGACGCGCCCGTCATCTACGGCACGGGCGCGGAGGCGCTGGTCACGGCGCGCGGCCACGGTGCGGCCGTCAACCTCTATCCCGATGCAACCGATTATCCCCTGATCCGGCACCTGACGCCGCTCCCGCCCAGCCCGATCTATGGGCGAGGCGCAGACGCGATGACCATGGCGGAGCGCGCGGCACCATGA
- a CDS encoding efflux RND transporter periplasmic adaptor subunit, translating into MQKGTIFGLLACVSALALTGCGESPPPAPPPPAVGFVTLKVESAPLVNELPGRIVAVETAEVRPQIGGVIRRRLFQEGGFVRAGQLLYEIEDAPYRAALAQAQGSLARANAAIRSTGLQAQRYKDLVGINAVSRQEYDDADAAAQQARADVAAQRGAVQAAQVNQGFTRIRAPISGRISRSIFTPGALVQAGQADALSTIQRTDTVYVDIAQSAAQIIDLKQAMKSGGVSEAEGARIQLLLPNGTTYPVEGRLQFSEITVEPTTGAVTLRATFPNPDGMLLPGMYVRAKLVEGRRTQAILAPQQGISRDARGRATAMVVGKDNKVEMRQVTVDRAVGDKWIVTDGLKAGDKLIVEGLVNLRPGTVVKPGAPQQVTAQNAGAKGGAN; encoded by the coding sequence ATGCAAAAGGGGACAATCTTCGGGCTGCTGGCATGCGTGTCGGCACTGGCGTTGACCGGGTGCGGTGAAAGCCCGCCACCCGCGCCGCCGCCGCCCGCCGTCGGCTTTGTCACGCTCAAGGTCGAATCGGCGCCCTTGGTGAATGAACTTCCCGGCCGCATTGTGGCGGTGGAAACGGCGGAAGTACGCCCGCAGATCGGTGGCGTAATCCGCCGCCGCCTGTTCCAGGAAGGCGGCTTTGTCCGGGCCGGACAGCTTCTTTATGAAATTGAAGACGCGCCCTACCGCGCTGCCCTTGCGCAGGCACAGGGGTCATTGGCACGAGCTAACGCGGCGATCCGGTCGACCGGGTTACAGGCGCAGCGTTACAAGGATCTGGTCGGTATCAACGCCGTGAGCCGCCAGGAATATGATGACGCCGACGCCGCAGCCCAACAGGCGCGGGCCGATGTTGCAGCGCAGCGTGGCGCTGTCCAAGCAGCGCAGGTGAATCAGGGTTTCACGCGCATTCGTGCGCCTATTTCCGGTCGGATCAGCCGATCGATCTTTACGCCCGGCGCACTGGTGCAGGCCGGGCAGGCGGACGCGCTTTCCACCATCCAGCGCACCGACACCGTCTATGTCGATATCGCCCAGTCGGCCGCCCAGATCATCGACCTCAAACAGGCGATGAAGAGCGGCGGCGTCAGCGAGGCGGAGGGCGCCCGCATCCAACTGCTGCTGCCCAACGGCACGACCTACCCGGTCGAAGGCCGCCTGCAATTTTCGGAAATCACGGTAGAGCCGACAACGGGCGCCGTCACCTTGCGCGCGACCTTCCCCAATCCCGACGGCATGTTGTTGCCCGGCATGTATGTGCGCGCCAAACTGGTCGAAGGGCGGCGGACCCAGGCGATCCTGGCGCCGCAGCAGGGCATCAGCCGCGATGCGCGTGGCCGGGCGACCGCCATGGTCGTGGGCAAGGACAACAAGGTCGAGATGCGCCAGGTCACCGTCGATCGGGCGGTCGGCGACAAATGGATCGTCACCGACGGCCTCAAGGCCGGCGACAAGCTGATCGTGGAGGGGTTGGTCAACCTTCGTCCCGGCACGGTGGTGAAGCCCGGTGCGCCCCAACAGGTTACGGCGCAAAACGCCGGTGCCAAGGGCGGGGCGAACTAA
- a CDS encoding Fur family transcriptional regulator: MNRKIDVEALCHEKGLRITEQRRVIAQVLSDATDHPDVEELHRRSAAIDTGISIATVYRTVRLFEEAGILDRHDFGDGRARYEAAPESHHDHLIDVETGNVIEFVDPELEQLQKQIAEKLGFRLVDHRMELYGVALDRKN, from the coding sequence ATGAACCGCAAAATCGACGTCGAAGCCCTGTGTCATGAAAAGGGGCTGCGGATTACCGAACAGCGCCGGGTGATCGCCCAGGTGCTGAGCGACGCCACCGACCATCCCGATGTGGAGGAATTGCATCGTCGTTCCGCCGCGATCGACACCGGCATTTCGATCGCTACCGTATATCGTACCGTCCGCCTGTTCGAAGAAGCGGGCATTTTGGACCGGCATGATTTCGGTGACGGCCGCGCCCGCTACGAAGCGGCGCCCGAATCGCATCACGATCATCTGATCGATGTCGAAACCGGCAACGTCATCGAGTTCGTCGACCCCGAACTGGAACAGTTGCAGAAGCAGATCGCCGAGAAGCTGGGCTTCCGCCTGGTCGACCATCGCATGGAATTGTACGGCGTCGCGCTCGATCGGAAGAACTGA
- a CDS encoding M16 family metallopeptidase yields MALGSLSYALYPRRSAASLSVLALLLSGSPLAARTDTGSATTAPGPSAGQAQVRPWLYENSDVPIDPAWRFGTLPNGLRYAIRRNGVPPGQVSLRLRVDVGSLMERPEELGYAHFIEHLSMRGSRHVPDGESKRIWQRLGVTFGSDSNAQTTPTGTTYALDLPQATQASLGESMKILSGMMVDPNIVDSAVEAERAVVLAERRESDGPQMRMSNASRLHFFAGQPLADHAPIGTLATLTAATAAKVEAFHQRWYRPENAVISIAGDIDPALAEQLIKDNFGSWSVPGKGASLPDFGTPDPKLPATLVVVEPGVPLGLTLAWLRPWTPHADTIVYNQDKLTDMLALQIISRRLEQAARGGGSFLQAGVEQQDVSRSVDGTFVTIIPNGDNWEKALTDVRAVVEDAKAAPPSQAEIDREYAQMDTALAIQVENADTEPGAKQASDLVGAVDIRETTVSPQAAVDIFRAGKPAMTPDKIRESTRRLFSAGVFRALLITGKAQPGLDAKLAAAVAAPVKAATNARLADKAVTMDDLPKLGPPGTVVSRAPVGLDGMESIAFSNGVKLTLFANDAETEKVRINVRFGHGQQAFSPTKPVPNWAADYALVASGIGKLGQRELDDLTNGRRMGMDFSTDDDAFEMQVVTRPADYKDQLRLFATKLAQPGWDPAPIARVKTGASVAYDAMSRSPDAVLGRDLNWLLHDKDVRFRTPSRPEIEALTPQAFRATWEPILASGPIEVQIFGQVKAEDAIQAVAATFGALPPRPDVPVPAINRAMRFPAHVETPVVLRHKGDQEQAAAVMAWPTAGGFQLQKEARQLEILTQIFNDRLFDKLRSTEGAAYSPTVQNNWPFSYESGGYILVTSQVRPDRIAYFYGVVKDTAADLAKTPVSDDELQRAVAPMRQLLMRASTGNAFWMNQMEGATHDARYVDAMKNMSQDMLTVTPAQLQALAAKYLVPAKSWSAVVLPEGVAAR; encoded by the coding sequence ATGGCGCTAGGCTCCTTGTCCTATGCGCTTTACCCCCGCCGTTCGGCCGCTTCGCTCTCCGTTCTCGCCCTGCTTCTGTCGGGATCGCCGCTGGCGGCCCGGACCGACACCGGCTCTGCCACCACCGCGCCAGGGCCGTCCGCCGGTCAGGCGCAAGTGCGACCATGGCTATATGAAAATAGCGATGTGCCGATCGATCCGGCCTGGCGCTTCGGTACATTGCCCAACGGGCTGCGCTACGCCATTCGCCGCAACGGCGTCCCGCCCGGCCAGGTTTCCCTGCGCCTGCGCGTGGATGTCGGCTCGCTGATGGAGCGACCCGAAGAACTGGGCTACGCCCATTTCATCGAACATCTTTCGATGCGAGGTTCGCGCCATGTCCCGGATGGTGAATCGAAGCGCATCTGGCAGCGGCTGGGCGTGACATTCGGCAGCGACAGCAATGCGCAGACCACGCCGACCGGCACCACCTATGCGCTCGATCTGCCGCAGGCGACCCAGGCCAGCCTGGGCGAAAGCATGAAGATCCTGAGTGGCATGATGGTCGACCCCAATATCGTGGACAGCGCCGTGGAAGCCGAGCGCGCCGTCGTGCTGGCCGAGCGGCGCGAAAGCGACGGGCCGCAGATGCGCATGTCCAACGCCAGCCGCCTTCACTTTTTCGCAGGCCAGCCGCTCGCGGATCATGCGCCGATCGGCACGCTCGCAACGCTGACCGCTGCAACAGCGGCCAAGGTGGAGGCCTTTCACCAGCGCTGGTATCGCCCCGAAAACGCCGTCATCTCGATAGCGGGCGATATCGATCCGGCGCTCGCCGAACAGCTTATAAAGGATAATTTCGGCAGTTGGTCGGTGCCGGGGAAGGGCGCGTCGCTGCCCGATTTCGGTACGCCCGATCCCAAGCTCCCCGCCACCCTCGTGGTGGTCGAGCCGGGCGTGCCGCTGGGCCTGACCCTGGCCTGGCTTCGTCCTTGGACGCCGCATGCCGACACCATCGTCTATAATCAGGACAAGCTGACCGACATGCTGGCATTGCAGATCATCAGCCGCCGACTGGAGCAGGCCGCCCGCGGCGGCGGCAGCTTCCTGCAAGCCGGCGTGGAGCAGCAGGATGTCAGTCGCTCGGTCGACGGCACCTTCGTGACGATCATTCCCAATGGCGATAATTGGGAGAAGGCGCTGACCGACGTTCGCGCCGTGGTGGAGGACGCCAAGGCCGCGCCGCCCAGCCAGGCGGAAATCGACCGCGAATATGCGCAGATGGACACGGCGCTCGCCATCCAGGTCGAAAATGCCGACACCGAACCGGGCGCCAAGCAGGCGAGCGACCTCGTCGGCGCTGTCGACATCCGCGAAACCACCGTCAGCCCGCAGGCGGCCGTCGATATCTTCCGCGCGGGCAAACCGGCCATGACACCGGACAAGATACGCGAATCGACGCGGCGTCTCTTTTCCGCCGGTGTGTTCCGCGCCTTGCTGATCACCGGCAAAGCGCAACCGGGCCTGGACGCAAAGCTCGCCGCCGCCGTGGCTGCGCCGGTGAAGGCCGCGACCAACGCCCGCCTTGCGGACAAGGCCGTGACGATGGACGACCTGCCCAAGCTGGGACCGCCCGGCACCGTCGTGTCGCGCGCGCCCGTCGGTCTGGACGGCATGGAAAGCATCGCCTTTTCCAACGGGGTCAAACTGACCCTCTTCGCCAATGACGCGGAAACCGAAAAGGTGCGGATCAACGTCCGCTTCGGCCATGGCCAGCAGGCATTTTCACCGACCAAGCCGGTGCCGAACTGGGCGGCCGACTATGCCTTGGTGGCGAGCGGTATCGGCAAGCTGGGCCAGCGCGAACTGGACGACCTGACCAATGGCCGCCGCATGGGCATGGACTTTTCGACCGACGACGACGCTTTCGAGATGCAGGTCGTGACCCGCCCCGCCGACTATAAGGACCAGTTGCGCCTGTTCGCGACCAAGCTGGCGCAGCCCGGCTGGGATCCCGCGCCGATCGCGCGGGTGAAGACCGGCGCGTCGGTGGCGTATGACGCGATGTCGCGTTCGCCGGACGCGGTGTTGGGCCGCGATCTCAACTGGTTGCTGCATGACAAGGACGTCCGCTTCCGTACGCCATCCCGCCCGGAAATCGAAGCGCTTACCCCGCAGGCGTTCCGCGCAACCTGGGAACCGATCCTGGCGTCCGGCCCGATCGAGGTGCAGATTTTCGGCCAGGTCAAGGCGGAGGACGCGATTCAGGCGGTCGCGGCTACCTTCGGCGCCTTGCCGCCCCGACCCGACGTGCCGGTGCCAGCGATCAATCGGGCGATGCGTTTCCCTGCCCATGTCGAAACGCCGGTGGTGCTGCGCCACAAGGGCGACCAGGAACAGGCCGCCGCGGTCATGGCCTGGCCGACGGCCGGTGGCTTCCAGCTTCAGAAGGAGGCGCGACAGCTGGAAATTCTCACCCAGATCTTCAACGATCGCCTGTTCGACAAATTGCGCTCGACGGAAGGGGCGGCCTATTCGCCCACGGTCCAGAATAACTGGCCCTTCTCCTATGAAAGCGGGGGCTATATCCTTGTCACCAGCCAGGTCCGCCCTGACAGGATCGCCTATTTCTACGGCGTGGTGAAGGATACGGCGGCCGACCTAGCCAAGACGCCGGTCAGCGACGATGAACTGCAAAGGGCCGTAGCGCCGATGCGCCAACTGTTGATGCGCGCCAGCACGGGGAACGCCTTCTGGATGAACCAGATGGAGGGCGCGACCCATGACGCGCGTTATGTCGATGCGATGAAGAACATGTCGCAGGACATGCTGACCGTCACGCCCGCCCAGTTGCAGGCGCTCGCCGCCAAATATCTGGTTCCGGCAAAAAGCTGGTCGGCGGTGGTTCTGCCGGAAGGGGTTGCGGCCCGCTGA
- a CDS encoding NifU family protein — MLIETELTPNPATIKFLPGREVMGAGTRDFASPEEAEASPLADALFGLGDVTGVFFGSDFISVTIALGSEWSDVKPDVLSTLLEHFSANMPLFAPRSAAGFNVPPEETSFADDPEDAEIVEQIRELIDTRVRPAVANDGGDIIYRGFDKGTVYLKMQGACAGCPSSTATLKNGIEQLLKHYVPEVTEVRSV; from the coding sequence ATGCTGATCGAGACCGAACTGACGCCCAATCCGGCGACCATCAAATTCCTGCCCGGACGCGAAGTCATGGGCGCGGGCACCCGCGATTTTGCAAGCCCCGAAGAGGCGGAGGCTTCTCCGCTGGCGGATGCGCTGTTTGGTCTGGGCGACGTCACAGGCGTGTTCTTCGGCAGCGATTTTATTTCGGTGACGATCGCGCTTGGTTCGGAATGGTCCGATGTGAAGCCGGATGTGCTGTCCACCCTGTTGGAGCATTTTTCGGCGAATATGCCCTTGTTCGCACCCAGATCGGCTGCCGGGTTCAACGTTCCGCCGGAAGAGACGAGTTTCGCCGACGACCCCGAAGATGCGGAGATCGTCGAGCAGATTCGCGAACTGATCGATACGCGGGTTCGTCCCGCCGTCGCCAATGATGGGGGCGACATCATCTATCGAGGGTTCGACAAGGGTACCGTGTACCTTAAGATGCAGGGCGCATGCGCCGGGTGCCCCTCCTCCACCGCGACGCTCAAAAACGGGATCGAGCAGTTGCTGAAACATTATGTTCCTGAAGTGACAGAGGTGCGCTCTGTCTGA
- a CDS encoding GNAT family N-acetyltransferase, which yields MTPNMQLDIYDEGERNALADAMDVMVNAFDPAFGEAWTMAQLAGVMMMPGTWLTIARLDAAPLGFALIRSVLDECELLLLAVDPIWRGRGIGEALLRHSLLTARRRGIMSMNLEVRSTNEAVKLYEKSGFEYVHRRPGYYRGNDGQLHDALSFRIDMLA from the coding sequence ATGACCCCGAACATGCAACTGGACATTTACGACGAAGGCGAGCGCAACGCGCTGGCCGATGCGATGGATGTCATGGTCAACGCGTTCGATCCCGCGTTCGGCGAAGCGTGGACCATGGCGCAATTGGCCGGCGTGATGATGATGCCGGGCACATGGCTGACGATCGCCCGGCTGGATGCAGCGCCGCTTGGCTTTGCGCTGATACGATCGGTGCTGGATGAATGCGAATTGCTGCTGCTGGCTGTCGATCCGATCTGGCGCGGGCGCGGTATTGGCGAGGCATTGTTGCGGCATAGCCTGCTCACCGCGCGGCGACGGGGCATCATGTCGATGAATCTGGAAGTGCGTTCGACTAATGAGGCCGTGAAACTCTATGAGAAAAGCGGGTTCGAATATGTGCATCGTCGTCCTGGTTACTATCGCGGAAACGATGGTCAACTTCACGATGCGCTAAGCTTTCGCATCGATATGCTCGCATGA
- a CDS encoding MucR family transcriptional regulator: protein METESAQSELLITLTSDIVAAHVSNNSVAVSDVSSLIQNVHAALAGLSQPPAAPEVKLEPAVSVRSSIKPDYIICLEDGKKLKMLKRHLMTHYQMTPDDYRAKWSLPADYPMVAPNYAEQRRDLAKKIGLGTKRRRVPRAK, encoded by the coding sequence ATGGAAACCGAATCGGCCCAGAGCGAGCTGCTCATTACTTTGACATCGGATATTGTGGCTGCGCATGTCTCCAACAACAGTGTTGCTGTCTCTGACGTATCTTCGCTGATCCAGAATGTGCACGCCGCGCTTGCCGGTCTTAGCCAGCCTCCTGCTGCACCGGAAGTGAAGCTGGAGCCTGCCGTTTCGGTCCGTTCGTCGATCAAGCCCGACTATATTATCTGTCTGGAAGACGGCAAGAAGCTCAAAATGCTCAAGCGCCACCTGATGACCCATTATCAGATGACGCCCGACGATTATCGCGCGAAGTGGAGCCTGCCGGCCGACTATCCCATGGTTGCCCCAAACTATGCCGAACAGCGCCGCGATCTAGCGAAGAAAATCGGGCTGGGCACCAAGCGTCGGCGCGTCCCGCGCGCGAAGTAA